The following are encoded together in the Cicer arietinum cultivar CDC Frontier isolate Library 1 chromosome 2, Cicar.CDCFrontier_v2.0, whole genome shotgun sequence genome:
- the LOC101495834 gene encoding large ribosomal subunit protein eL34 yields MVQRLTYRRRHSYATKSNQHRVVKTPGGKLVYQTTKKRASGPKCPVTGKRIQGIPHLRPTEYKRSRLSRNRRTVNRAYGGVLSGGAVRERIIRAFLVEEQKIVKKVLKIQKSKEKQTSKA; encoded by the exons ATGGTGCAGCGTCTCACCTATCGCAGGCGTCACAGCTACGCCACCAAATCTAATCAACACAGGGTTGTCAAAACTCCTG GTGGTAAGCTTGTTTACCAGACAACTAAAAAGAGGGCTAGTGGACCTAAGTGTCCCGTTACTGGCAAGAGAATTCAAGGG ATTCCACACTTGAGGCCCACTGAGTACAAGAGATCAAGGTTGTCTAGAAACCGTAGGACCGTGAACCGTGCATATGGTGGAGTTTTGTCCGGAGGTGCTGTTAGAGAAAG GATCATTAGGGCTTTCTTGGTTGAAGAACAAAAGATTGTCAAGAAGGTCTTGAAAATTCAAAAGTCAAAGGAAAAGCAGACCTCTAAGGCCTGA